The proteins below are encoded in one region of Sedimentibacter sp. zth1:
- a CDS encoding 4Fe-4S binding protein → MKNKLTIAVLSGKGGTGKTFVSVNLAASAKNATYLDCDVEEPNGHIFLKPVNIKTKEVFKTLPTFDKEKCIGCRKCIDFCRFNAIAFIKETPQVFNEICHSCGGCKFVCPVGAIGETTKCVGTIQSGTTNDINVVTGMLNLGEASGVKVISEVLKNSSDNNINIIDCPPGSACTVMESVQTADYCVLVVEPTIFGIHNFKMVYELVTLLGKPCGVVINKYTEEVNELTSFCSENNIEILTKIPYNKEIGQINAQGSLAYEKDKNTKNTFDNLLNKVIMEISK, encoded by the coding sequence ATGAAAAATAAGCTTACAATTGCAGTGCTGAGTGGAAAAGGCGGTACTGGCAAAACATTTGTATCAGTTAACCTAGCAGCAAGTGCTAAAAATGCAACTTATTTAGATTGCGATGTAGAAGAACCTAATGGACATATATTTTTAAAACCAGTAAACATAAAAACAAAGGAAGTATTTAAAACATTACCTACATTCGATAAAGAAAAATGCATTGGTTGTAGAAAGTGTATTGATTTTTGTAGATTCAATGCTATCGCATTTATAAAAGAAACTCCACAAGTTTTTAATGAAATTTGTCACTCATGTGGTGGATGTAAATTTGTATGTCCAGTTGGTGCAATTGGTGAAACTACCAAATGCGTCGGAACTATACAATCAGGTACAACGAACGATATAAATGTTGTAACAGGAATGCTTAACCTCGGTGAAGCTTCAGGTGTTAAGGTTATAAGCGAGGTCTTAAAAAACTCAAGTGATAATAATATCAATATTATAGATTGTCCACCGGGAAGTGCATGTACTGTAATGGAAAGTGTACAAACAGCAGATTATTGTGTTTTAGTAGTTGAACCAACCATATTTGGTATTCATAATTTTAAAATGGTATACGAACTTGTCACACTTCTTGGTAAACCTTGTGGCGTTGTAATAAACAAATATACTGAGGAAGTAAATGAGCTAACTAGCTTTTGCAGTGAAAACAATATAGAGATTTTAACAAAAATTCCTTACAACAAAGAAATTGGTCAAATAAATGCTCAAGGAAGCTTGGCATATGAAAAAGACAAAAATACTAAAAATACTTTTGACAATTTACTTAATAAGGTTATAATGGAGATAAGCAAATGA